The Nicotiana tomentosiformis chromosome 9, ASM39032v3, whole genome shotgun sequence genome contains the following window.
TCCACACCACCAGTCCTAGTCCCGCCAAAACCTGGTAGACCACTACTACTCTACCTTTCCGTACTTGATGGGGCttttggttgtgtcttgggacaacatgacGAGACAGGGAGAAAAGAGCAGGACATATATTaactgagcaagaagttcacaccctatgaaGCACGGTACTCTCTGCTAGAACGCACTTGTTGTGCTCtaacatggatagcccagaaattgaggcactacttttgtgcttataccacatatctcatatcgagAATGGATCCACTGAAGTACATCTTTCAAAAGCCTATGCCTACAGGAAAGCTGGCCAAATGGCAAATATtgttgagtgagttcgacatcatctatgtaactcagaaggcagtcaagggacaagcattagcagATCATCTTGCAGAAAATCCtataggaggagaatacgaaccactgaaaacgtattttcctgatgaaaAAGTGTctttcgtaggagaagatattgcTAAATCCTACGACGGTTAGAGAATGTTTTTCGACGGAGCTGTAAATTTCAAAGGAATCGGTATCGGAgccgttttggtgtcagaaacCAGTCAATATTATCTGGTGTCCTCAAAAATCAGGTttccatgcaccaataatatggcggAATATGAAGCCTGCATATTAGGACTCAATTTGACTGTcgacatgaatatccaggaattgCTGGTGATTGGTGATTCAGACCTGTTGGTGCACCAGGTAcaaggagaatgggctacaaagaacacCAAGATAATACCATATATGCATCACGTacaagagatgatgaagaggttcacgaagatagaattCTTACATGTCCCCAAAATCCAGAATGAATTCGCAGATGCACTTgtcactttgtcctccatgatacaacacccggaCAAGAACTTCATCGATCCCATTCTGGTAAGAATCCATAATCGAACAGCTtactgtgctcatgttgaagaagaaacagATGGTAATCCATGGTTTCACGATATCAGggaatatttggcaaaaggagaaTATCCAGAGCATGCAAACCATACCCAGAAATGCACACTTCGGAggttgtccaaccatttctttcaaagcggaggaatttTGTATAGAAGAACTCCTGATCTGGGGCTATTACGGTGTGTTGATGCCAAAGAAGCCTCCAAACTGCTTGAAGAGATACATGCCGGAACCTGCAGCCCACATATGAATGGTTTTGtcctagccaagaagatactcagagccggatacttttggatgactatggaaacagactgcattcGGTATGTCCaaaaatgtcatcagtgccagaTACGCGCAGATATGATACGGGTACCTCCAAATGAACTTAATGCAACAAGCGCACCTTGTCCTTTTGCTGCCTGGGGAATGGATGTCATCGGGCCAATCGAGCCCaccgcttcaaacgggcacaggttcattctagtggccatcgaCTATTTCACAAAGTAGGTTAAAGTTGTatcttacaaagctgtaaccaagaaagtcgtcaCGGATTTTGTCAACgatcgtattgtttgccgattcggggTTCCAGAATCCATCATCACTGATAATGCCGCCAATATCAACGGTGATctaatgaaagccatgtgtgaaaccttcaaaatcaagcacaaaaaCTCCACAGCATACTGACCCCAGATGAATGGAGCCGTGGAGGCCgctaacaagaatatcaagaagatacTAAGAAAGATGGTAGAGAATCACAAACAGTGGCATGAGAAGTTACCATTCACCTTATTAGGATACCGTACCACAGTTCGCacatcaaccggggcaactccttATCTATTGGTCTACAGTACTGAAGTCGTCATCCCCGGTgaggtagaaattccttctttgagaatcatacaagaagctgaactcagtgatgtaGAATGGATAAGAAGCCGCTATGAGCAATTAGCCCTCATAGATGGGAAAATAATGAATGCggtatgtcatggtcaactctatcaaAACAGAATGTCCatagctttcaacaaaagggtcagacCTAGACAGTTCGCACTGAGACAACTGGTGCTGAAACGGATCTTTCCACATCAGGataaagccaaaggaaaattctcacccaactggcaagggcCTTATGTGGTTCACAGGGTACTAACAGGAGGGGCACTCATACTCgcagagatggatggagaaatttggccaaagcctatcaattcagatac
Protein-coding sequences here:
- the LOC138898335 gene encoding uncharacterized protein, which produces MAEYEACILGLNLTVDMNIQELLVIGDSDLLVHQVQGEWATKNTKIIPYMHHVQEMMKRFTKIEFLHVPKIQNEFADALVTLSSMIQHPDKNFIDPILVRIHNRTAYCAHVEEETDGNPWFHDIREYLAKGEYPEHANHTQKCTLRRLSNHFFQSGGILYRRTPDLGLLRCVDAKEASKLLEEIHAGTCSPHMNGFVLAKKILRAGYFWMTMETDCIRTEVVIPGEVEIPSLRIIQEAELSDVEWIRSRYEQLALIDGKIMNADKAKGKFSPNWQGPYVVHRVLTGGALILAEMDGEIWPKPINSDTVKRYYV